One window of Fusarium keratoplasticum isolate Fu6.1 chromosome 2, whole genome shotgun sequence genomic DNA carries:
- a CDS encoding RNA 3'-terminal-phosphate cyclase yields MFLGRQPGCLAILFLRVSDSGTAATNTVTASPASDSNKANHRKRFPRNDRPQWIPWTLYIAHNLQDKDPSPQTATSLKMKPLEISGTTGEGGGQLVRTAIALSALTGQAVTISDIRGGRERGGLRSQHATAIQFLAEATDADVEGLTVGSRTVTFCPRRGPADLLRRNISISAESGSASTLLILQAILPFLVFAGNESDEPVEIEISGGTNVSFSLSFEYLDQVLLPTLEDRFSIRVERRLIRRGWSLGPQSRGKIWIKLFPLKVGQSLRFKAPERPQSYEVKSIDVSMVVPISVQEKLQASLTKDLADLYPGSNVHFKLVEDSSLDSRWYILLVAHSGSGIRWGHDFLGSIPKKTKNRENFSAQISSKVCRGLYGETSAGGQADVHLQDQVVVFQALCDGYSSIPRNDESSPDILVGEMGSLDIGNGRMRKEKTHEPFGHGSLHAQTARWLVRELLPSVEFYNKGDLVKGAGTKV; encoded by the exons ATGTTCTTGGGTAGGCAGCCTGGTTGCCTTGCCATTCTGTTCCTGCGTGTAAGTGACAGCGGGACTGCAGCCACTAACACAGTCACAGCGAGCCCGGCCAGTGACTCAAACAAGGCGAACCACCGCAAACGCTTCCCCAGAAATGATCGTCCGCAATGGATCCCATGGACATTATATATC GCACACAACCTGCAGGACAAAGACCCATCCCCTCAAACCGCCACATCCCTCAAAATGAAGCCCCTCGAAATCTCTGGAACGACAGGAGAGGGTGGCGGGCAGTTAGTGAGGACAGCTATCGCTCTTTCAGCTCTCACCGGCCAGGCAGTAACCATTTCCGATATCAGGGGTGGACGTGAGCGCGGAG GACTCAGAAGCCAGCACGCCACGGCCATCCAGTTTCTGGCAGAGGCAACAGACGCAGACGTCGAGGGCTTGACCGTGGGGTCGAGAACAGTCACTTTTTGCCCCCGTCGTGGTCCAGCTGATCTCCTTCGGCGAAACATcagcatctcggccgagtcTGGCTCAGCCAGTACGCTGCTCATCCTGCAAGCGATTTTGCCGTTTCTGGTCTTTGCAGGCAACGAATCTGACGAGCCGGTGGAGATCGAGATATCAGGGGGCACAAATGTGTCCTTTTCCCTCAGCTTTGAGTATCTGGATCAAGTGCTTCTGCCTACTCTGGAGGATCGCTTCTCCATCCGCGTCGAGAGGAGGTTGATCAGACGCGGCTGGAGCCTTGGCCCCCAGTCAAGAGGCAAGATATGGATCAAGCTTTTCCCTTTGAAGGTAGGACAGAGCCTGCGGTTCAAAGCCCCCGAACGCCCACAGTCCTATGAAGTCAAGTCTATCGACGTCAGCATGGTTGTGCCTATCAGCGTGcaggagaagctccaggCATCACTCACAAAGGACTTGGCAGACCTATATCCTGGGTCAAATGTCCATTTTAAGCTGGTTGAGGACTCGAGTCTCGATTCACGGTGGTACATCCTCCTGGTGGCTCACTCAGGGTCGGGGATCCGATGGGGACACGATTTCTTGGGATCTATAcccaagaagaccaagaatAGGGAGAACTTTTCGGCACAGATCTCTAGCAAGGTATGCCGTGGTCTATATGGGGAGACATCTGCAGGAGGCCAGGCAGATGTCCATCTTCAGGACCAAGTTGTTGTGTTCCAAGCACTCTGCGATGGCTATTCTTCCATCCCACGCAACGACGAATCTTCGCCCGACATTCTCGTCGGCGAAATGGGCAGCCTAGACATCGGCAACGGACGAatgagaaaagaaaagacgCATGAACCCTTTGGACATGGTTCACTGCACGCGCAGACGGCGAGATGGCTGGTCCGCGAACTGCTTCCGAGTGTCGAGTTTTACAACAAAGGCGATTTGGTGAAGGGCGCCGGCACCAAAGTCTAA
- a CDS encoding Imidazole acetol-phosphate transaminase, giving the protein MSPFNLEACARPNILALQPYRCARDDYKDDGTNILLDANENAYGPSLGDDIAKDGGSDVDFLGLHRYPDPHQEPLKQQLCQLRNTHAHTPKTLKPENLFVGVGSDEAIDALLRCFCVPGRDRILTCPPTYGMYAVSAQVNDVAIVKVPLLSAPSFAIDVPAVLAALSNEPNIKLVYLCSPGNPTGSLLAKADVQQVLNHPTWNGVVVLDEAYIDFAPEDASLAEWVTEFSNLVVMQTLSKAFGMAGIRLGAAFTSPPIARLLNSLKAPYNISSPTSSLASYAVSERGLAVMRANRARLLEQRDRLIEELPKIPGVGRLRGGTESNFLLYEMLDAAGNPDNATALAVYEKLAESKGVVVRFRGKEHGCLGCLRITLGTEAEVTRFLESLRVTLAEVRGQ; this is encoded by the exons ATGTCCcccttcaacctcgaggccTGCGCAAGGCCAAACATCCTCGCACTCCAGCCCTACCGCTGCGCAAGAGA CGATTACAAGGACGACGGCACAaacatcctcctcgatgccAACGAGAACGCTTACGGTCCTTCGCTCGGGGATGATATcgccaaagatggaggcTCCGACGTCGACTTTCTCGGTCTTCACCGATATCCTGATCCTCACCAGGAGCCGCTGAAGCAGCAGCTCTGCCAGCTTCGTAACACCCACGCTCATACTCCCAAGACGCTCAAGCCTGAAAACCTGTTTGTCGGCGTTGGAAGCGACGAGGCCATTGATGCTCTGCTGCGATGCTTCTGCGTTCCCGGCCGCGATCGCATTCTTACATGCCCACCCACATACGGCATGTACGCTGTGTCCGCCCAGGTCAACGACGtagccatcgtcaaggtccctctcctctcggcCCCGTCCTTTGCCATTGACGTCCCCGCCGTGCTCGCGGCCCTATCCAATGAGCCCAACATCAAGCTCGTCTACCTGTGCTCCCCCGGAAACCCCACAGGCTCGCTCCTCGCAAAGGCCGACGTCCAGCAGGTCCTCAACCACCCCACCTGGAACGGCGTCGtggtcctcgacgaggcctACATCGACTTTGCCCCAGAGGATGCTTCTCTCGCCGAGTGGGTCACCGAGTTCTCCAACTTAGTTGTCATGCAGACCCTGTCCAAGGCGTTTGGCATGGCTGGTATTCGTCTCGGCGCTGCTTTCACTTCGCCCCCAATTGCTAGGCTACTGAACAGCCTCAAGGCTCCCTACAACATCTCTAGCCCTACGAGCTCTCTTGCATCTTATGCCGTCTCTGAGCGTGGCCTTGCTGTGATGCGCGCCAACCGCGCGCGTCTTCTCGAGCAGCGTGACCGTCTTATCGAGGAGCTTCCCAAGATTCCTGGCGTGGGTCGTCTCCGCGGCGGCACCGAGAGCAACTTTTTGCTCTACGAGATGCTCGACGCGGCAGGAAACCCTGACAACGCGACAGCACTGGCAGTATACGAGAAGCTTGCCGAGTCCAAGGGCGTCGTGGTGCGGTTCAGGGGTAAGGAGCACGGTTGCCTAGGATGCCTTCGTATCACTCTCGGAACCGAGGCTGAGGTGACGAGATTCCTCGAGTCGCTGCGGGTGACGCTGGCCGAGGTTAGAGGACAAtag
- a CDS encoding Mannan endo-1,6-alpha-mannosidase, giving the protein MKLWALASLASLAAAANKTAPSSLDINDPDSIKDVAASIAYDAMTYYNGNTSTVPKDLGDLQDPYYWWVAGALWGVMLDYYHFTGDPSYNDVIIQALLAPTNLGPDHDYMPPEHADEEGNDDLFFWGSAVLSAAERNFPQPNTTLPSWLDISANVFNELVGRWNMSACNGGLLWQIFPENPNGLTYKNSVSNGGFFQLAARLARATGNSTYLDWANKVWDWSWEVGFIDKRNYHVYDGASVLDNCEKTTYHSFTYTSGIYLYGAAVLANYTGKPEWEERSKRLLDGTDWFFSPFDNSTDIMYEAACETVNTCNWDMSTFKGYLSRFMYQSIQMQPSLKDHVERFLVPSAQAAAKTCTGGKSGRECGMRWWVGGFDGNPGLGQQMCALEIVQGLLLDDLPVPLQGDQIKVVRSTDWDKESKVKATPTPSPTNTEKPKPTESDDAASLARADLVLASFSIGTVLLLLGLA; this is encoded by the exons ATGAAGctctgggccttggccagtTTGGCCTCGCTCGCCGCGGCTGCTAACAAGACAGCTCCCAGTTCCTTGGACATCAATGACCCTG ACTCCATCAAGGATGTGGCAGCAAGTATCGCCTACGACGCCATGACGTACTACAACGGCAACACATCCACCGTCCCCAAGGATCTCGGCGACCTCCAGGATCCTTACTACTGGTGGGTTGCCGGCGCCCTCTGGGGCGTCATGCTGGACTACTACCACTTCACCGGAGACCCCAGCTACAACGACGTAATCATCCAGGCCCTGCTGGCTCCCACAAACCTCGGCCCCGACCACGACTACATGCCCCCGGAGcacgccgacgaggagggcaacgacgacctcttcttctggggctCGGCCGTCCTCTCTGCCGCCGAGCGTAACTTTCCTCAGCCAAATACAACGCTCCCCTCGTGGCTCGACATTAGCGCCAACGTATTCAACGAGCTAGTCGGCCGCTGGAACATGTCGGCTTGCAACGGCGGCCTTCTTTGGCAGATCTTCCCCGAGAACCCCAACGGTCTCACTTACAAGAACTCGGTCAGCAACGGCggcttcttccagctcgCGGCTCGTCTCGCCCGAGCCACCGGCAACAGCACGTATCTCGACTGGGCGAACAAGGTCTGGGACTGGTCGTGGGAGGTTGGCTTCATCGACAAGCGCAACTACCACGTTTACGACGGCGCCAGCGTGCTCGACAATTGCGAAAAGACCACCTACCACTCTTTCACCTACACCAGCGGCATCTACCTCTACGGCGCTGCCGTCCTCGCAAACTACACTGGCAAGCCCGAGTGGGAGGAACGTTCCAAGCGGCTCCTTGATGGCACTGACTGGTTCTTCTCCCCCTTTGATAACAGCACGGACATCATGTACGAAGCGGCTTGCGAGACGGTCAACACGTGCAACTGGGACATGTCCACCTTCAAGGGCTATCTATCACGCTTCATGTACCAGAGCATCCAGATGCAGCCCTCACTAAAGGACCACGTTGAGCGCTTCCTCGTGCCTTCAGCTcaggctgctgccaagaCTTGCACCGGTGGCAAGTCAGGTCGTGAGTGTGGTATGCGATGGTGGGTAGGCGGCTTTGACGGGAACCCGGGTCTGGGTCAGCAGATGTGCGCCCTCGAGATTGTCCAGGGTCTTCTGCTAGACGACCTCCCGGTGCCTCTTCAGGGAGACCAGATCAAGGTGGTCCGCAGCACCGACTGGGACAAGgagtccaaggtcaaggccactCCTACACCGTCGCCTACCAACACAGAGAAACCCAAGCCAACAGAGAGTGACGACGCTGCCAGTCTAGCTCGAGCAGATCTTGTTCTTGCGTCGTTCAGCATCGGCACAGTTCTCCTGTTGTTGGGACTGGCCTAA
- a CDS encoding LigB domain-containing protein: MTQFRALIGLVSIAVAMLALFGAAPLKAFSSTLQRVGLDWYGQQKNASASLATRSTTKTPVYFFSHGGPDVQYNTEHPVYPVLQKIGKEITQQVKPKAVVVFSAHWMGKEDAIHVNNAVDTDLIYDFYGFPDHFYKAEYPSKGDPELASKIMVMLSEAGIQSYGVKRGLDHGVWSGFHVAFNPETNPLNVPLVQVSLFKNEDPHAHYALGRAVASLRDQGIVIIGAGMSVHNLRDMHFMFEGKTEPLPYVVSFDNALRDAVESDPAVREDKMAAVCKRGDAKQAHPFADHLMPVYIAAGAAGEDWGKRTWTLHEGSFGWAQYRFGEVPSSSS, encoded by the exons ATGACCCAGTTCAGAGCTCTGATCGGCCTCGTCTCGATTGCTGTCGCCATGCTTGCCCTCTTTGGCGCGGCGCCCCTCAAGGCTTTCTCGTCGACGTTGCAGAGGGTTGGGCTGGATTGGTATGGGCAGCAGAAGAATGCTAGTGCTTCGTTGGCGACGCGATCAACTACAAAGACACCAGTTTACTTTTTCAGTCATGGAGGT CCCGATGTCCAGTACAACACGGAGCACCCCGTGTACCCAGTCCTCCAGAAGATCGGGAAGGAGATTACACAGCAAGTCAAGCCAAAGGCTGTTGTTGTCTTTTCAGCTCACTGGATGGGTAAAGAGGACGCTATCCACGTCAACAACGCCGTTGACACTGACCTGATTTACGA CTTCTATGGGTTCCCTGACCACTTTTACAAGGCTGAGTATCCCAGCAAAGGTGACCCTGAGCTCGCTAGCAAGATCATGGTCATGCTTTCAGAAGCTGGTATTCAGTCTTATGGAGTGAAGCGCGGTCTTGACCATGGTGTCTGGTCTGGATTCCACGTCG CTTTCAACCCAGAGACGAACCCCTTGAATGTTCCTCTGGTGCAAGTTTCGCTCTTCAAGAACGAAGACCCCCACGCTCACTACGCCCTTGGCCGTGCTGTCGCGTCGCTTAGAGACCaaggcatcgtcatcattgGTGCTGGCATGTCGGTGCACAACCTACGCGACATGCACTTCATGTTCGAGGGCAAGACGGAGCCCCTGCCCTATGTCGTGAGCTTCGACAACGCCCTTAGAGACGCGGTAGAGTCGGACCCTGCCGTGAGAGAGGACAAGATGGCCGCCGTGTGTAAGCGTGGAGACGCCAAGCAGGCACATCCCTTTGCCGACCACCTCATGCCTGTATATatcgctgctggtgctgctggcgAGGACTGGGGAAAGAGGACGTGGACATTGCATGAAGGAAGCTTCGGTTGGGCGCAGTATCGATTCGGAGAGGTGccttcgtcatcatcgtaG